The following are from one region of the Sandaracinus amylolyticus genome:
- a CDS encoding SRPBCC family protein — MAPRDTLTTETALGEVERVVSTAVGVVVGALGLARGRVSGTVLAALGAYGVYRGVTGRCPVSREISAAARRERVEARGAITIDARPEELYGLWRDLTLLPRFLRHVASVRVAGTRSRWELSPLPGLPARTPRITWDAELVEDVPGRAIAWRTVPGSAIEHAGSVRFERTPDERGTEVQVELVYAMPGAALASHVASWLGLAPEQQLRSDLERLKQLVEVGELGER, encoded by the coding sequence GTGGCACCGCGCGATACGCTCACGACGGAGACGGCGCTCGGCGAGGTCGAGCGCGTGGTCTCGACGGCGGTCGGTGTCGTGGTCGGCGCGCTGGGCCTCGCGCGCGGTCGCGTGAGCGGCACGGTGCTCGCCGCGCTCGGCGCATACGGCGTGTATCGCGGCGTCACCGGGCGATGTCCGGTGTCGCGCGAGATCTCGGCAGCTGCTCGTCGCGAGCGCGTCGAGGCGCGCGGCGCGATCACGATCGACGCGCGCCCCGAGGAGCTCTACGGGCTCTGGCGCGACCTCACGCTCCTGCCGCGCTTCCTCCGGCACGTCGCGTCGGTGCGCGTCGCGGGCACGCGCTCGCGATGGGAGCTCTCGCCGCTCCCCGGCCTTCCCGCGCGCACGCCGCGCATCACGTGGGACGCGGAGCTGGTGGAGGACGTGCCCGGCCGTGCGATCGCGTGGCGCACGGTGCCGGGCTCGGCGATCGAGCACGCGGGCTCGGTGCGCTTCGAGCGAACGCCCGACGAGCGCGGCACCGAGGTCCAGGTCGAGCTCGTCTACGCGATGCCGGGCGCTGCGCTCGCGTCGCACGTCGCGTCGTGGCTCGGCCTCGCGCCGGAGCAACAGCTGCGCAGCGACCTCGAGCGACTGAAGCAGCTCGTGGAGGTGGGTGAGCTCGGGGAGCGCTGA
- the yccX gene encoding acylphosphatase, with product MAQKRIHLVIRGRVQGVYFRASSVREAKRLGLTGWVKNRPDGAVEIVAEGEEDQVKDFLAWAQRGPSTARVDKVDTRWKSYTGEFAAFVIEQ from the coding sequence ATGGCTCAGAAGCGGATCCACCTGGTGATCCGAGGACGCGTGCAGGGCGTGTACTTCCGCGCGTCGTCGGTCCGCGAGGCCAAGCGCCTCGGGCTCACCGGCTGGGTCAAGAACCGGCCCGACGGCGCGGTCGAGATCGTCGCCGAGGGCGAAGAAGATCAGGTCAAGGACTTCCTCGCATGGGCGCAACGAGGCCCCTCGACGGCGCGCGTGGACAAGGTGGACACGCGCTGGAAGAGCTACACCGGCGAGTTCGCTGCGTTCGTGATCGAGCAGTAG
- a CDS encoding extensin family protein: MKLSNGRIARASLVLCILVAVVTTIASTAEAQLDLGWLFGRRGPSYALDEIARRGQDTSICQPEIMVPYRGTALRYSGTVRVHPAFLERLPELERVAIEVATEIYGRAPHRLIHAGAYNCRSVRGNRGRLSEHALGNALDVRGFEFRALPRRAQAPDGLPRALRRGFTVSLERHWEAESATGAVHQRFLRTLIDRLAREDVFRVIYGPAHPGHRNHFHFDMSPFRWIHV, translated from the coding sequence GTGAAGCTGTCGAACGGTCGGATCGCACGCGCATCGCTCGTGCTCTGCATCCTCGTCGCGGTCGTCACGACGATCGCGTCCACCGCCGAAGCACAGCTCGACCTCGGTTGGCTGTTCGGACGGAGAGGTCCTTCCTACGCGCTCGACGAGATCGCGCGGCGTGGTCAGGACACGTCGATCTGCCAGCCCGAGATCATGGTGCCGTATCGCGGCACCGCGCTGCGCTACTCGGGCACCGTGCGGGTCCACCCTGCGTTCCTCGAGCGGCTCCCCGAGCTCGAGCGCGTCGCGATCGAGGTCGCGACCGAGATCTACGGGCGCGCGCCCCATCGTCTGATCCACGCCGGCGCGTACAACTGTCGCTCGGTGCGCGGGAACCGCGGGCGCCTCAGCGAGCACGCGCTCGGCAACGCGCTCGACGTGCGTGGGTTCGAGTTCCGCGCGCTACCGCGGCGCGCTCAGGCGCCAGACGGGCTTCCGCGCGCGCTGCGCCGCGGGTTCACGGTGTCGCTCGAGCGGCACTGGGAAGCGGAGAGCGCGACCGGCGCGGTGCACCAGCGCTTCTTGCGCACGCTGATCGATCGGCTCGCGCGCGAGGACGTCTTCCGCGTGATCTACGGGCCCGCGCATCCCGGGCACCGCAACCACTTCCACTTCGACATGTCGCCGTTCCGCTGGATCCACGTGTGA
- a CDS encoding DNA-directed RNA polymerase subunit alpha — MSTTFVARNWRDLIKPKSVPVEDATPTYGKFVCEPLERGFGITLGNALRRILLSSLQGAAITAVKIDGALHEFTSVPDVVEDVTDIVLNLKEVVVKAHSPKTHVLRIDREGPCEVTAGDIQVNDQVEILNPKHVICTVAKGGRFSAELTINVGRGYVPADRNKTPGMPIGTIAIDALFSPIRKVNYTVTNARVGQITDYDKLALEVWTNGSVKPHDAVAYAAKILKDQLSIFINFEEEEEATSLESKEEEPLNENLFRSVEELELSVRSANCLQNANIHLIGELVQKTEAEMLKTKNFGRKSLKEIKEILADMGLSLGMKIDNWPAMLERWKQQQAQA; from the coding sequence ATGTCGACGACGTTCGTTGCGCGCAACTGGCGCGATCTCATCAAGCCGAAGAGCGTCCCGGTCGAGGACGCGACGCCGACCTACGGCAAGTTCGTGTGCGAGCCGCTCGAGCGCGGTTTCGGCATCACGCTCGGCAACGCGCTGCGCCGGATCCTGCTGAGCTCGCTCCAGGGCGCAGCGATCACCGCGGTGAAGATCGACGGCGCGCTCCACGAGTTCACGTCGGTGCCGGACGTCGTGGAAGACGTCACGGACATCGTGCTCAACCTGAAGGAAGTCGTGGTCAAGGCGCACTCGCCGAAGACCCACGTCCTCCGGATCGACCGTGAAGGTCCCTGCGAGGTCACCGCGGGTGACATCCAGGTCAACGACCAGGTCGAGATCCTCAACCCGAAGCACGTCATCTGCACGGTCGCCAAGGGCGGCCGCTTCTCGGCGGAGCTGACGATCAACGTCGGCCGTGGCTACGTGCCGGCGGATCGCAACAAGACGCCGGGCATGCCGATCGGGACGATTGCGATCGACGCGCTCTTCTCGCCGATCCGCAAGGTGAACTACACGGTCACCAACGCGCGTGTCGGTCAGATCACGGACTACGACAAGCTCGCGCTCGAGGTCTGGACGAACGGCAGCGTGAAGCCGCACGACGCGGTCGCGTACGCCGCGAAGATCCTCAAGGACCAGCTCTCCATCTTCATCAACTTCGAGGAAGAGGAAGAGGCGACGAGCCTCGAGTCGAAGGAAGAGGAGCCGCTCAACGAGAACCTCTTCCGCTCGGTGGAGGAGCTCGAGCTCTCGGTCCGCAGCGCGAACTGCCTGCAGAACGCGAACATCCATCTCATCGGCGAGCTGGTCCAGAAGACCGAGGCCGAGATGCTCAAGACGAAGAATTTCGGCCGCAAGTCGCTGAAGGAGATCAAGGAGATCCTCGCCGACATGGGCCTCTCGCTGGGCATGAAGATCGACAACTGGCCGGCGATGCTCGAGCGCTGGAAGCAGCAGCAGGCTCAGGCCTGA
- a CDS encoding Dickkopf N-terminal cysteine-rich domain-containing protein, with amino-acid sequence MKSLGTRWLAPTAILLLSTACENDPPPVAIDEYPPRIATALCRLAFDCCSEADRMRLLAPFGATTPPADVEACEAQVRSVTEASYATIAASVDAGRSLYDASDAARCLEAWDAVSCDDFRGVMSERVSLDPSCETMLGGTLAPGAECAGFFECSTGVCGPEVDGTPGTCWTIAAEGEPCTLVCEAGFFCDTSAEAPVCVAARDNGEACASPIQCRSLRCVDGVCEPAELLCD; translated from the coding sequence ATGAAGTCCCTCGGCACACGCTGGCTCGCGCCCACCGCGATCCTCTTGCTCTCGACCGCGTGCGAGAACGACCCTCCGCCGGTCGCGATCGACGAGTACCCGCCCCGGATCGCGACCGCCCTCTGCCGGCTCGCGTTCGACTGCTGCAGCGAGGCGGATCGCATGCGGCTGCTCGCGCCCTTCGGTGCGACCACACCGCCCGCCGACGTCGAAGCGTGTGAAGCGCAGGTCCGCTCCGTGACCGAGGCGAGCTACGCGACGATCGCGGCGAGCGTCGATGCTGGACGCTCCCTCTACGACGCGAGCGACGCGGCGCGGTGTCTCGAGGCATGGGACGCGGTGTCGTGCGACGACTTCCGCGGCGTGATGAGCGAGCGCGTCTCGCTCGATCCTTCGTGCGAGACGATGCTCGGGGGCACGCTCGCGCCCGGCGCCGAGTGCGCCGGCTTCTTCGAGTGCTCGACGGGGGTCTGCGGCCCGGAAGTCGACGGAACGCCGGGGACGTGCTGGACCATCGCCGCCGAGGGCGAGCCGTGCACCTTGGTCTGCGAAGCCGGCTTCTTCTGCGACACCAGCGCGGAGGCGCCGGTGTGCGTCGCGGCGCGCGACAACGGCGAGGCGTGCGCATCGCCGATCCAGTGCCGAAGCCTTCGCTGCGTCGACGGCGTCTGCGAGCCCGCCGAGCTGCTCTGCGATTGA
- a CDS encoding glycosyltransferase, producing the protein MSDVVAFTRARWGTETSREHPCLRALARSRRVFAIEEPVRDAGLVAAFVEELRVTDGLVVCVPHLRDDLDEVRSRAALAMLVQDLVEQHAIRAEILWARSAADLAVARSVDAHVVVWDCDDEPFAPGERALLARADLVLAATHASADARRRLHPHVQVMPLVVDARTSGDETVDPRDQSNIPGPRLGLAVPIDTSLDVALLAHVADELPDLSVIALGAPRGIDVRALPCRPNIRWLGAKRDDELPRYIAGWDVGIAPVLSSGGHARVALEVMASGRPIVGTSTRDLAALSPLARSVDRASFVAAIEAALREPIDAHARWADALRAELTADAACARIEAWVAETRGRSRRAGAALARSSA; encoded by the coding sequence ATGAGCGACGTCGTCGCGTTCACCCGTGCTCGTTGGGGCACCGAGACGTCGCGCGAGCACCCGTGTCTGCGCGCCCTCGCGCGCTCGCGACGCGTCTTCGCGATCGAAGAGCCGGTGCGTGATGCGGGTCTCGTCGCAGCGTTCGTCGAGGAGCTCCGCGTCACCGACGGGCTCGTCGTCTGTGTGCCCCACCTGCGCGACGATCTCGACGAAGTGCGGTCGCGCGCCGCGCTCGCGATGCTCGTGCAAGACCTCGTCGAGCAGCACGCGATCCGCGCAGAGATCCTGTGGGCCCGGAGCGCAGCCGACCTCGCGGTCGCGCGCTCGGTCGATGCGCACGTCGTGGTGTGGGACTGCGACGACGAGCCGTTCGCGCCCGGCGAGCGTGCGCTCCTCGCGCGCGCCGACCTCGTGCTCGCCGCGACGCATGCGAGCGCCGACGCGCGGCGCCGTCTGCATCCGCACGTGCAGGTGATGCCGCTCGTCGTCGATGCGCGTACGAGCGGTGACGAGACGGTCGATCCGCGCGATCAGTCGAACATCCCGGGCCCGCGCCTCGGGCTCGCGGTGCCGATCGACACGAGCCTCGACGTCGCGCTCCTCGCGCACGTCGCCGACGAGCTGCCCGACCTCTCGGTGATCGCGCTCGGCGCGCCGCGTGGAATCGACGTGCGCGCGCTGCCGTGTCGGCCGAACATCCGATGGCTCGGCGCGAAGCGCGACGACGAGCTGCCGCGTTACATCGCGGGGTGGGACGTGGGGATCGCGCCGGTCCTCTCGAGCGGCGGCCATGCACGCGTCGCGCTCGAAGTGATGGCGTCGGGGCGCCCGATCGTCGGCACCAGCACGCGCGATCTCGCCGCGCTCTCACCGCTCGCGCGCAGCGTCGACCGCGCCTCGTTCGTGGCTGCGATCGAGGCCGCGCTGCGCGAGCCGATCGACGCGCATGCGCGCTGGGCCGACGCGCTCCGCGCCGAGCTCACGGCGGACGCCGCGTGTGCGCGCATCGAGGCGTGGGTCGCCGAGACGCGTGGGCGCTCGCGACGCGCGGGCGCGGCGCTCGCTCGGTCGAGCGCTTGA
- the prfA gene encoding peptide chain release factor 1, whose translation MLPVDKLESLAMRHEELEELLCRADVISDGKRYAQLRREHGELGPLVETFARWKRTSKQLDDDRAALADPDLREMAEEEIPTLEAELDTLANELEVLLLPSDPNDARNTIVEIRSGTGGEEAALFASDLFRMYTRYADRVGWKVEILDTSHASAGGYKEIVASFSGDRVYSRMRFEGGVHRVQRVPATESQGRIHTSTATVAVLPEADEVDVDIDDKDLEISIAASGGPGGQGVNTTNSAVQILHRPSGIIVKCQDERSQIKNKARAMKVLRARLLEREQAAHDAQIAAERKGMVGSGERSEKIRTYNYPQNRVTDHRIGLTLHKLDAVMNGDVDELLSALRASHQAALLEAQSRG comes from the coding sequence ATGCTCCCGGTCGACAAGCTCGAATCCCTCGCGATGCGGCACGAGGAGCTCGAAGAGCTCCTCTGTCGCGCCGACGTGATCAGCGACGGCAAACGTTACGCGCAGCTGCGCCGCGAGCACGGCGAGCTCGGCCCACTGGTCGAGACGTTCGCGCGCTGGAAGAGGACCTCGAAGCAGCTCGACGACGATCGCGCCGCGCTCGCCGATCCCGACCTGCGCGAGATGGCGGAAGAAGAGATCCCGACGCTCGAGGCCGAGCTCGACACGCTCGCCAACGAGCTCGAGGTCCTGCTCCTGCCGAGCGATCCCAACGACGCGCGCAACACGATCGTCGAGATCCGCAGCGGCACCGGGGGCGAAGAGGCCGCGCTCTTCGCGTCCGATCTCTTCCGCATGTACACGCGCTACGCGGATCGTGTGGGCTGGAAGGTCGAGATCCTCGACACGAGCCACGCGAGCGCCGGGGGCTACAAGGAGATCGTCGCGTCGTTCAGCGGCGATCGCGTGTACTCGCGCATGCGCTTCGAGGGCGGCGTGCACCGCGTGCAGCGCGTGCCGGCGACCGAGTCGCAAGGGCGCATCCACACGTCGACCGCGACGGTCGCGGTGCTGCCCGAGGCCGACGAGGTCGACGTCGACATCGACGACAAGGATCTCGAGATCTCGATCGCGGCGAGCGGTGGGCCCGGCGGTCAGGGCGTCAACACCACGAACAGCGCGGTGCAGATCCTCCACCGTCCGAGCGGCATCATCGTGAAGTGCCAGGACGAGCGCTCGCAGATCAAGAACAAGGCGCGCGCGATGAAGGTGCTGCGCGCGCGACTGCTCGAGCGCGAGCAGGCGGCGCACGACGCGCAGATCGCCGCGGAGCGCAAGGGCATGGTCGGCAGCGGCGAGCGCAGCGAGAAGATCCGCACCTACAACTATCCGCAGAACCGCGTGACCGATCACCGCATCGGGCTGACGCTGCACAAGCTCGACGCGGTGATGAACGGCGACGTCGACGAGCTGCTGAGCGCGCTGCGCGCGAGCCATCAGGCCGCGCTGCTCGAGGCCCAGTCGCGCGGCTGA
- a CDS encoding DUF2383 domain-containing protein yields the protein MDTNAVIALLRDLVHLDVDAIHAYDQAIKNIDVEPVRVQLERFKGEHERHVTELTTAILDLGGTAPVIRRDLKGLFIEGMTALRAAMGTEQSLRAMQTNEKLTNKEYDKAAKMALPARVDELVRRNYDDERRHLEYVEDAIARRVWEQVRHA from the coding sequence ATGGATACGAACGCAGTGATCGCGCTCTTGCGTGATCTCGTGCATCTCGACGTCGACGCGATCCATGCGTACGACCAGGCCATCAAGAACATCGACGTCGAGCCCGTTCGTGTGCAGCTCGAGCGCTTCAAGGGCGAGCACGAGCGCCACGTCACGGAGCTCACGACTGCGATCCTCGATCTCGGCGGGACCGCCCCGGTGATCCGCCGCGACCTCAAGGGGCTCTTCATCGAGGGCATGACCGCGCTGCGCGCCGCGATGGGGACCGAGCAGAGCCTGCGGGCGATGCAGACCAACGAGAAGCTGACGAACAAGGAGTACGACAAGGCCGCGAAGATGGCCTTGCCTGCTCGAGTCGACGAGCTCGTGCGTCGCAACTACGACGACGAGCGACGTCACCTCGAGTACGTCGAGGACGCGATCGCACGACGTGTCTGGGAGCAGGTGCGGCACGCGTGA
- a CDS encoding DUF1385 domain-containing protein has product MSTQEARPYIGGQAVIEGVMMRAPGGVAVAVRRPDGQIVVKDGPLPAALRSPIWKIPGLRGIGTLYESLSLGYSALQFSADQQGEEVAEAKRTGIASMLPVLLFPAMLATQDPEPAPSGSGSASSGSRAAMFVSTLLALGLFIALPQLLATGAGWLIGADLDLGDWRFHALTGAFKLVVLTTYLVAISRIPEIRRVFQYHGAEHKTIFAYEAGLAPTVENVRAQSTLHPRCGTTFLITVVIVSVILGSIVTPLVLPGASGIGGQIATLALRISLLPAIAAISYELQRFSARYCTTGPLRVLLWPGFLFQKITTREPDDAQIEVAIASMQSAFWRQREGDRAPASDQVRVFPSLDGALAHYAGSR; this is encoded by the coding sequence GTGAGCACGCAGGAAGCACGGCCTTACATCGGCGGTCAGGCCGTCATCGAAGGCGTCATGATGCGCGCGCCCGGCGGCGTCGCCGTCGCAGTGCGCCGGCCCGACGGGCAGATCGTCGTGAAGGACGGTCCGCTGCCCGCGGCGTTGCGCAGCCCGATCTGGAAGATCCCGGGGCTGCGTGGGATCGGGACGCTCTACGAGTCGCTCTCGCTCGGATACTCGGCGCTCCAGTTCAGCGCCGATCAGCAGGGCGAGGAGGTCGCGGAGGCGAAGCGCACCGGCATCGCGTCGATGCTCCCGGTGCTGCTCTTCCCGGCGATGCTCGCGACGCAGGACCCCGAGCCCGCACCCTCGGGCAGCGGGAGCGCGTCGAGCGGATCGCGCGCCGCGATGTTCGTGTCCACGCTGCTCGCGCTCGGGCTCTTCATCGCGCTGCCGCAGCTCCTCGCGACCGGCGCGGGCTGGCTGATCGGCGCGGATCTCGATCTCGGCGACTGGCGCTTCCACGCGCTGACCGGCGCGTTCAAGCTCGTCGTGCTGACGACGTATCTGGTCGCGATCTCGCGGATCCCCGAGATTCGTCGGGTGTTCCAGTATCACGGCGCCGAGCACAAGACGATCTTCGCGTACGAAGCGGGGCTCGCCCCGACGGTCGAGAACGTGCGCGCGCAGTCGACGTTGCATCCGCGCTGCGGGACCACGTTCCTCATCACGGTGGTGATCGTCTCGGTGATCCTCGGCTCGATCGTGACGCCGCTGGTGCTGCCCGGCGCGAGCGGGATCGGCGGACAGATCGCGACGCTCGCGCTGCGCATCTCGCTGCTCCCGGCGATCGCGGCGATCTCGTATGAGCTCCAACGATTCTCGGCGCGCTACTGCACCACGGGCCCGCTGCGCGTGCTGCTCTGGCCGGGGTTCCTCTTCCAGAAGATCACGACGCGCGAGCCCGACGACGCGCAGATCGAGGTCGCGATCGCGTCGATGCAGAGCGCGTTCTGGCGGCAGCGCGAGGGTGATCGTGCGCCCGCGAGCGATCAGGTGCGCGTGTTCCCCTCGCTCGACGGCGCGCTCGCGCACTACGCAGGATCGCGTTGA
- the rplQ gene encoding 50S ribosomal protein L17: protein MRHRKSGRKFGRNTPHRRAMLRNLAGNLVLHEKIETTDAKAKELRRTVERLITRAARLGDELTVDIGKLSDEQRGEVVARRVHAQRLVARDLPKTLTKTNSDGSTEEVDLVYKLFHEIAPRFLARIKDKKGGGYTRITKLNARRGDNAPMAMIEILGESAAE from the coding sequence ATGCGTCACCGCAAGTCGGGCCGGAAGTTCGGCCGCAATACCCCGCACCGCCGCGCGATGCTCCGCAACCTCGCGGGCAACCTCGTGCTGCACGAGAAGATCGAGACGACCGACGCGAAGGCGAAGGAGCTCCGCCGCACGGTGGAGCGCCTCATCACGCGCGCGGCCCGGCTCGGTGACGAGCTCACCGTCGACATCGGCAAGCTGAGCGACGAGCAGCGTGGCGAGGTCGTGGCGCGTCGCGTCCACGCGCAGCGCCTGGTCGCGCGGGACCTGCCGAAGACGCTGACCAAGACCAACTCGGACGGCAGCACCGAGGAAGTCGATCTCGTCTACAAGCTCTTCCACGAGATCGCGCCGCGCTTCCTCGCGCGCATCAAGGACAAGAAGGGCGGCGGGTACACCCGCATCACGAAGCTCAACGCGCGCCGCGGCGACAATGCGCCGATGGCGATGATCGAGATCCTCGGCGAGAGCGCGGCGGAGTGA